From Candidatus Hoaglandella endobia, a single genomic window includes:
- the acpP gene encoding acyl carrier protein: MSTIEESVKAIIAEQLGVKKEEVVNNASFVDDLGADSLDTVELVMALEEEFDTEIPDEEAEKITTVQAAIDFIQASQQ; the protein is encoded by the coding sequence ATGAGCACTATCGAAGAAAGTGTGAAGGCAATTATCGCTGAACAACTTGGAGTTAAGAAAGAAGAAGTAGTAAATAATGCTTCTTTTGTTGATGACCTAGGTGCTGACTCTCTTGACACCGTTGAGCTGGTAATGGCGCTGGAAGAAGAGTTTGATACCGAAATTCCTGACGAAGAAGCTGAAAAAATAACTACTGTTCAGGCAGCAATTGATTTTATTCAGGCAAGCCAACAGTAG
- the fabG gene encoding 3-oxoacyl-ACP reductase FabG → MSFEGKIALVTGASRGIGRAIAEMLAARGATVIGTATSKTGVAVINAYLGDAGKGMELDVSNNLSIDNFVEQMRTAYCDADILVNNAGTNNDNLLIRMKEEEWQSIINTNLTSVFRMSKAVMRSMISKRYGRIITIGSIVGSIGNAGQANYAAAKAGLIGFSKSLAREVASRGITVNVVAPGFIATDMTETLIDEHYLGILSQIPANRLGYPKEIASAVVFFASDEASYITGETIHVNGGMYMP, encoded by the coding sequence ATGAGTTTTGAAGGTAAAATTGCGCTGGTAACTGGAGCAAGCCGAGGCATTGGCCGAGCGATAGCGGAAATGCTTGCGGCTCGTGGAGCCACAGTAATTGGAACCGCTACCAGTAAAACTGGTGTAGCTGTCATAAATGCTTATTTAGGCGATGCTGGTAAAGGTATGGAGCTGGATGTTTCTAATAACTTATCTATTGACAACTTTGTAGAACAAATGCGTACAGCATATTGTGACGCAGATATTTTAGTAAATAATGCAGGCACTAATAATGATAATCTTCTAATACGCATGAAAGAAGAAGAATGGCAATCTATTATTAATACGAATCTGACGTCTGTATTCCGTATGTCGAAAGCAGTAATGCGCTCTATGATAAGTAAGCGTTACGGTAGAATTATCACTATTGGTTCTATTGTAGGTTCTATAGGTAATGCTGGACAAGCGAATTATGCTGCGGCTAAGGCGGGCTTAATAGGCTTTAGTAAATCGCTAGCGCGTGAAGTTGCTTCGCGTGGTATTACAGTCAACGTTGTGGCGCCAGGATTTATTGCCACTGATATGACCGAAACATTGATAGATGAACATTATCTAGGCATTTTGTCTCAAATTCCGGCTAATAGACTTGGCTATCCGAAAGAAATAGCTAGTGCTGTAGTCTTTTTTGCCTCTGATGAGGCATCATACATTACTGGCGAAACAATCCATGTTAATGGAGGCATGTATATGCCGTAA
- the fabD gene encoding ACP S-malonyltransferase, translating to MTVYAMIFPGQGSQIVGMLAELSADYAVVKETFAEASAVLGYNLWQLVQQGPTEELNKTWQTQPALLATSVAIWRVWRQQGGQTPTLLAGHSLGEYSALVCAGSLNFTAAIELVALRGKLMQKAVPAGIGAMSAIIGLDSDTIAAVCAQAMQGQVVSPVNFNSPSQIIIAGHKEAVERASIACKQVGAKHALPLPVSVPSHCALMKSAAKKLALALDVITFTTPQIPVINNVDVCAEHDPKAIRQALVRQLYSPVRWTETVELLAAQGVEVLLEIGPRKVLTGLTQRIVGTLSSAAVNDSASLAAAIKQLHWNLR from the coding sequence ATGACCGTTTATGCCATGATATTTCCCGGACAAGGCTCCCAAATAGTAGGGATGTTGGCGGAACTATCTGCAGACTATGCGGTGGTGAAAGAGACCTTCGCTGAAGCCTCCGCCGTCCTGGGCTATAATTTATGGCAGCTAGTGCAGCAAGGGCCAACTGAAGAGCTTAATAAAACCTGGCAGACCCAACCAGCATTATTAGCTACCTCAGTGGCGATATGGCGCGTCTGGCGGCAGCAGGGCGGACAAACCCCTACGCTACTGGCTGGCCATAGTTTAGGTGAGTATTCGGCGCTGGTGTGTGCCGGTAGCCTAAACTTCACGGCGGCTATTGAGCTTGTTGCGTTGCGCGGTAAACTTATGCAGAAAGCGGTACCGGCTGGAATCGGTGCCATGTCGGCTATTATTGGCTTGGATAGTGACACTATAGCAGCCGTTTGTGCACAAGCAATGCAGGGGCAAGTCGTGTCGCCGGTAAATTTCAATTCACCAAGCCAAATAATAATTGCGGGGCACAAAGAAGCGGTTGAGCGAGCTAGTATCGCTTGTAAACAAGTCGGAGCTAAACATGCCTTGCCGTTGCCAGTGAGCGTTCCTTCCCATTGTGCCCTGATGAAATCAGCTGCGAAAAAATTAGCTCTGGCGCTGGATGTGATAACATTTACCACGCCACAAATTCCGGTCATCAATAACGTGGATGTGTGCGCTGAACATGACCCAAAGGCTATTCGCCAGGCGTTAGTGCGACAACTCTATAGTCCGGTGCGCTGGACCGAAACAGTAGAGTTACTTGCGGCACAGGGTGTAGAAGTGTTGCTAGAAATAGGGCCTAGAAAAGTGCTTACTGGTCTGACTCAACGTATTGTCGGCACGTTATCGAGCGCTGCGGTGAACGATTCTGCTTCTCTGGCCGCAGCGATTAAACAATTACATTGGAATTTAAGATGA
- the rpmF gene encoding 50S ribosomal protein L32: MAVPKNKPTRSKRGMRRSHDALNTSTTVSIDTVSGETHLRHHITAEGFYRGRKFITK, from the coding sequence ATGGCTGTACCAAAAAACAAACCTACCCGTTCCAAACGGGGAATGCGCCGTTCACACGATGCGCTGAATACCTCTACTACTGTTTCAATAGACACAGTTTCCGGTGAAACTCACCTACGTCATCACATCACTGCTGAAGGTTTCTATCGTGGTCGTAAATTTATTACTAAGTAA
- the rluC gene encoding 23S rRNA pseudouridine(955/2504/2580) synthase RluC has translation MKDNNINLQVIIISEDETGQRIDNFLRTQLKGVPKSMIYRMIRKGEVRVNKKRIKPKYKLQNKDAVRIPPLRQGDTTSASFYTGFNKQVAALSDAVLYEDDHLLVLNKPAEMAVHGGSGLSFGVIEGLRALRPDASFLELVHRLDKDTSGALLVAKKRSVLCALHEQLREKKVQKNYLALVHGRWKSSIKVVSVPLIKNIFSSSERIVRTGSRGKPSETHFKVEERFTKLATLVRASPVTGRTHQIRVHTQYAGHPIAFDNRYGDSAFNQQLKTCGLHRLFLHAAALTFKHPASGETLHIEAPLDAALLLFLNYLREYHK, from the coding sequence ATGAAAGACAATAATATTAACTTACAAGTTATAATTATCTCTGAGGATGAAACAGGTCAACGGATCGATAATTTTTTACGCACTCAGTTGAAAGGAGTGCCTAAAAGTATGATTTATCGTATGATACGTAAAGGCGAAGTGCGCGTAAATAAGAAGAGGATCAAACCAAAATATAAACTGCAAAATAAAGATGCAGTGCGTATTCCACCGCTGCGCCAAGGTGATACGACGTCGGCTTCTTTCTACACTGGTTTTAATAAACAAGTTGCGGCGCTCAGCGACGCGGTCCTCTATGAGGACGATCATTTACTCGTCCTAAATAAGCCCGCCGAGATGGCAGTACATGGGGGAAGTGGGCTAAGTTTTGGTGTTATAGAGGGGCTACGAGCGCTACGTCCAGATGCCAGCTTTTTAGAGCTGGTTCATCGTCTTGATAAAGACACCTCAGGCGCGCTTTTAGTTGCTAAAAAGCGTTCAGTGCTATGTGCGCTACACGAGCAATTACGCGAAAAAAAAGTGCAAAAAAATTATCTTGCACTAGTACATGGCCGGTGGAAATCCTCTATTAAAGTAGTTTCTGTACCGCTTATTAAAAATATTTTTTCAAGTAGCGAGCGTATCGTACGGACAGGATCCAGAGGTAAACCGTCGGAGACCCATTTTAAAGTAGAGGAGCGCTTTACTAAGCTTGCTACCCTAGTCAGGGCTAGTCCTGTAACCGGGCGTACTCATCAGATTCGGGTACACACGCAATATGCTGGCCACCCAATTGCTTTTGATAACCGCTACGGCGATAGCGCTTTCAATCAGCAGTTAAAAACTTGTGGCCTGCATCGTTTATTTTTACATGCCGCAGCTCTAACTTTTAAACATCCAGCTAGTGGTGAAACGTTACATATAGAAGCGCCGTTGGATGCGGCGCTGCTTCTTTTTCTCAATTACTTACGTGAATATCATAAATAA
- the pyrC gene encoding dihydroorotase, with product MTAQPAVLKIRRPDDWHVHLRDDKMLRLVLPYTSRYFCRAIIMPNLTPPITTLVQAIYYRERILAAVPSGHSFIPLMTCCLTDFLDKQTLITGHKQGIFTAAKLYLANATTNSSHGVINIAAIYPLFAVMQDIGMPLLIHGEVTDADIDIFDREACFIEQVMEPIRQQFPALKIVFEHITTKEATDYVLAGDRYLAATITPQHLMFNRNHMLVGNLRPHLYCLPLLKRNVHQQALRAAVASGCDRMFLGTDTAPHARQRKESACGSAGVFNAPVALPAYATVFEEIGALANFEAFCSLNGPRFYDLSLNEGFIELRREENFPPTTMLDESEEEVVPFLAGAPLKWTVVDD from the coding sequence ATGACTGCACAGCCAGCAGTACTGAAAATTCGCAGACCAGATGACTGGCATGTTCATTTACGAGATGATAAAATGCTACGTCTGGTGCTACCTTATACCAGTCGCTATTTTTGCCGGGCGATTATCATGCCTAACCTCACGCCGCCCATCACAACCTTAGTACAGGCCATTTACTACCGTGAGCGTATTTTAGCAGCAGTACCTTCTGGTCATAGTTTTATACCCTTAATGACTTGTTGTTTAACAGATTTTTTAGATAAGCAAACGCTCATTACTGGCCATAAACAGGGTATTTTTACTGCAGCAAAACTCTATTTAGCCAATGCTACAACTAATTCTAGTCACGGTGTAATCAACATTGCCGCTATCTATCCACTGTTTGCCGTGATGCAAGATATTGGTATGCCGCTGTTAATTCATGGCGAAGTAACAGACGCTGATATCGATATATTCGACCGCGAAGCTTGCTTTATTGAACAGGTTATGGAACCAATCCGCCAGCAGTTTCCTGCGTTGAAAATTGTGTTTGAACATATTACTACGAAAGAAGCCACTGATTATGTGCTAGCCGGAGATCGTTATTTAGCTGCTACTATTACCCCACAACATCTGATGTTTAATCGCAACCACATGTTAGTAGGTAACTTACGGCCACATCTGTACTGTCTACCGCTTCTTAAGCGTAACGTGCATCAGCAAGCATTGCGCGCGGCGGTGGCAAGTGGCTGCGATCGGATGTTTCTTGGCACCGATACTGCACCGCACGCTAGACAGCGCAAAGAATCAGCCTGCGGTAGTGCCGGGGTATTTAACGCTCCCGTCGCATTGCCGGCTTATGCTACAGTTTTTGAGGAGATCGGTGCGCTAGCAAATTTTGAAGCTTTTTGTTCATTAAACGGACCTCGTTTCTATGATTTATCCCTTAACGAAGGGTTCATAGAACTACGCCGTGAAGAAAATTTTCCACCAACAACTATGTTGGACGAGTCTGAGGAGGAGGTAGTCCCATTCCTAGCTGGTGCTCCGCTAAAATGGACCGTCGTGGATGACTAA
- a CDS encoding SurA N-terminal domain-containing protein, with product MMDNLCAAANHVVIKIILGLIAISLVLTEARYYFIGSNEDYAAKINGQQISHAQLDQAVQNVLNLQQNSMGEQVKLAAEGYMHQMRQQVLSNLINETLLDQYAEKLGLTISDEQIKQAIFALPAFITNNKFDNKKFQAQLNKLGLTPAQYATLIGKQLLTQQLIQGIGRTGFLLPDEINRLLAIVVQTRDVRLATFNIALLAAKQSTSQAEIQTSYNLHKNQYLSPEVFRVSYILMDAKDKLSDINTVSKKMLASEKIAAAGGIKLNQTGWFSRDNVPVELNYDTVKKVLFDGSLWKKNWIGSNSTIITVEGNRAFIICIAEHKQESFQPLDAVRAQLEQELKRQKAFEQAQVDASKMLVALNKGKVDAAALNVREAGMSFSLPQHFDSFDQESSLAQAVFMLPKPVQGQSSYGLANDKQGNLVLIALDSVKPRQLNDQQHKLFVEQLNQGMISLTFEALLKNLRSTGKIKIGTIAS from the coding sequence ATGATGGACAATTTATGTGCGGCCGCTAATCACGTCGTGATAAAAATTATTTTAGGGCTGATTGCTATTTCATTAGTACTAACTGAAGCTAGATATTATTTTATTGGCAGTAATGAAGACTATGCCGCTAAGATAAATGGGCAGCAGATAAGCCACGCACAGCTTGACCAGGCGGTGCAGAATGTACTTAACCTTCAGCAGAATTCTATGGGTGAGCAAGTTAAACTAGCTGCTGAAGGCTATATGCACCAAATGCGTCAACAGGTGCTATCAAATTTGATTAATGAAACACTACTGGATCAATACGCGGAGAAACTTGGGCTAACTATCAGCGATGAGCAAATTAAACAGGCAATATTCGCTCTTCCTGCTTTTATAACTAATAATAAATTTGACAACAAGAAATTTCAGGCCCAGCTTAATAAGCTGGGGTTAACCCCAGCTCAATATGCCACCTTAATAGGTAAGCAATTACTTACTCAGCAATTGATACAAGGCATCGGTAGGACCGGTTTTCTACTACCAGACGAAATAAACCGCCTACTAGCGATCGTCGTGCAGACCCGCGATGTGCGGCTCGCTACGTTTAATATTGCGTTGCTCGCGGCAAAGCAAAGTACAAGCCAAGCTGAAATTCAGACTAGCTATAATCTGCATAAAAATCAGTACCTGTCTCCTGAAGTTTTCAGGGTAAGCTATATACTTATGGATGCGAAGGATAAGTTGAGCGATATCAATACTGTCAGCAAAAAGATGCTAGCGTCAGAGAAAATCGCTGCTGCTGGTGGTATTAAGCTCAATCAAACTGGGTGGTTCAGTCGTGACAACGTGCCAGTTGAGTTGAACTACGATACAGTAAAAAAGGTGCTCTTCGATGGCTCTCTGTGGAAAAAAAACTGGATAGGTAGCAATTCTACCATTATAACCGTCGAAGGCAATCGTGCTTTTATTATCTGCATCGCCGAGCATAAACAAGAAAGCTTTCAGCCACTAGACGCGGTACGCGCGCAGTTGGAGCAAGAATTGAAGCGACAGAAAGCCTTTGAGCAAGCCCAGGTAGATGCTAGTAAAATGTTGGTCGCGCTTAATAAGGGAAAAGTTGATGCAGCTGCTCTTAACGTGAGAGAAGCCGGTATGAGCTTCAGTTTACCGCAGCATTTCGATTCCTTCGATCAAGAAAGTTCGCTGGCGCAAGCCGTATTTATGCTACCGAAACCGGTACAGGGTCAAAGCAGTTATGGTCTAGCCAACGATAAACAGGGAAATTTAGTGCTTATAGCGCTTGATAGCGTGAAGCCTAGACAGTTAAACGATCAACAGCACAAGCTGTTTGTGGAACAATTGAATCAAGGCATGATTAGCCTAACCTTTGAGGCACTACTGAAAAATCTTCGCAGTACGGGAAAGATTAAAATCGGTACGATTGCATCCTAG